Proteins from a genomic interval of Phalacrocorax aristotelis chromosome 3, bGulAri2.1, whole genome shotgun sequence:
- the LOC142055629 gene encoding myelin and lymphocyte protein-like — translation MSSATSTTSLPSGLAVLTTFPDVLFIPEIIFGGLVWILVASSKVQLPMLQGWVMFVSVFCFVMSITLLCLYICGAHGGSSSWVTLAVICQETASLFYLSMAVLEAYSTYISFGPANAVMMTVYPENVAAVV, via the exons atgtcctcagcaacttccaccacttctttgcccagcggcctggctgttctgacaacttttccagatgtgctcttcattcctgaaatc ATCTTTGGGGGCCTTGTCTGGATCCTGGTGGCATCCTCGAAGGTCCAGTTACccatgctgcaaggctgggtgatgtttgtctctgtgttctgctttgtcatgtcCATCACCCTCCTGTGCCTCTACATCTGCGGTGCACATGGGGGCAGTAGCTCCTGGGTCACCTTG gctgtcatctgccaggagacagcatctctgttctaCCTCAGTATGGCCGTGTTGGAAGCCTACTCCACCTATATCAGCTTTGGTCCTGCCAACGCCGTGATGATGACCGTCTACCCGGAGaacgttgctgctgtg